The Helianthus annuus cultivar XRQ/B chromosome 15, HanXRQr2.0-SUNRISE, whole genome shotgun sequence genomic sequence ATGTgagctgatttcatttttggaccaaaatggcaataaaagtgaaaccacagggacccagatttaaaaggtttgagttttggactaaagtgacaaaagtgagcaaacctcaaggaccaaaatggcagtttactctataattttttgtattatatatatatatatatatatatatagagagagagagagagagaaaggttaacatacttcacggcttatcatacttcacgtaggagacaatggtaaccgttggatcaggggtataatcacgcatggaacatataatcacacatgggaccacataatcatgcatgggaccacataatcacgcatgggatccaaaatcacgcacgttattttggttaaaaaaataattacgcatgttatatatttcgtgaagtacgttaatgtacgttaaggcgtgaagtacattatactttgtctatatatatatatatatatatatatattaaactcTTATTCAATTCTGCGGAAAAACTTTAGTGAGACAATTTTGGAACTCATAACTCGTAGGCTTGGACCCATTAAGGCTTGACTGATCACTTTGACGACCATATTGACTCATGGTCAACTATTGTACCATCCTCCTAAATTATTTTTGGTACTCTACCGATGCTTTTATTTCAGCACTTTGATAAGACCTCCTTGGCTTGTACTGATGAGGAGTAGAATGGTAATTTTTCTGTTTTGGCCAAATGTTGGCAGGTGGTTCATCAGTCACTTGAGTTGGTCTTGTGAATTTTCTATGATTTAGGGCCATTGTTACAAGAGTCTCAACAGTTTTAATACTTCAAATGATTGTGTTGACTAATAGTAACTGGATTCACTACAATGATAGAACATTGGTCTTTCTTGACAATTTTCCAGATTCATCCTTTTTCTTACCATGTAACAATCCTCCCTGTTGTGGTTTGTTTTCTCACAAATAGTGCAAACTATGTGCCTTTACCCCTTTTGGGGCCAACGGTTATGGATGAAACTACTAGAAGAATAGTAGTTGGTGCTATTTTCCCTTTTGAGGTCACAAACTTCATAGGTTTGAAACCTTTAGCAACAAAAATTTCATCAGACCATTTGGAATTGTGTTAGTCATGGAAGTTGTACGAAGGACCAAGATTTGTACTCATAATCTCTTGCTCATTTGAAGATATGGATTTAGTTTCATTCTTAATCTGAGTTTTAGGAGTGTAAtaactaggtctttgtgcgtgatgataaccaacaaaattttacattgctttgtGTTTGTTGGTTTAACAAAATCTCAAACCCTATGCATGATTCTATCCATTTTTGGTAGTTCACCTGGGTAGATTCAAGCTCCTTTTGGCATGTCTGGTATTTGTGAGAAGTGATCCCAATTGTGCTGCATGAAAAATGGTTTCATATTTTAAATTTGAAATAAGTTGATCCCCTTCCTTTAAAGCTTCTTTGTGAGAGTTCATGGTTTGATTCAACAGTTTTTCAGATTTTTCTCTTAACATGATGTTCAATGCTCTGATACCCCAAATGCCTTGATGCATTGGTTTAACAAAGTTCTTTCAACATTTCTAAGGAAATGTCAACATTCTGAGTGAGTTCCTCAATTATTGATCCAGCATGTGAATCAATGCAAGAACTAGCGGTTTCCGGTGAAACTTCACTAGTGCTTTGATCTGAATTTTCACTTAAGATCTCAAATGCAACCAGTACTAGGTTTTTGTTCCCTTGATCCATTGCAATCATGCCAAAATGTTAATAACTCAAATCCTCAGGCAAACTGCTCCAATCTACAAAACTTTGAGTGAAAAAGCTTTGTTGAGTAGTATATATTGTAGGGCAACTAGTAGTTTGGGAAACCTATGGTACATGAGCCCGGGATTGAATGTGTAGTTGTGAGGGTATTTGGACATGTGCAATTTGGTATTGTGTTGGCCCATTAGCATATTGATATGCCATTTGAGTTGGTCCATATGCAAAGTGAGCAATAGACTGTGTGGTTGGACCAGGGGCAATTTGGGAAGAATGTTGATATGCATATGAAAAACTTGAGTATGGTCCAACAATTGAGTTAGGTTGATTCAATTTATTAGGATAAATCACATAGGATGGAGTAAGTGCTAGGGAGTTGATTAGGAAAGTAGTAGTAACCACAAGGAGCAAAATGACCATTTTAAACTATTAGGgcaaaaacattaaaaatgtCAAATTTCAGAGAGCAAAAAAGAAAAGTCAAATTTCATGGAGCGAAAAAGAAGTTTACTCAAAAGTTTAATTGGTACGAGTGTTCCCAAATATTAAAAACCATTGAAATAACACCACAACATTAGCACATGCAGAAAGCATTAGTCCCATGATATTAGCACATGCAAGAAGAGTTTTCTTTATCCCGTCGTGATATTTCATTAGGACACTTAAAAGCTCTGATATCATTGACGCATAGCGAAATTGAAAATGTCGCGTCCTCGGCAAGGCAGGCACAAAAAACAACCAGATGCGTTGTAACAAATATTTAGATAAAACCCAAATTAATATATAAGAAGTTGTTGTCTAACATTAGACTGCACGTTGTGGTTGCGCGATGGGGTGGCGCTAGCCATGTCGACGCCTAGGTGGCTCGCGAACACCACAACATGGTGTTGCTAACGGGCccagtgggggggggggggaccaGGTAACCGTGAGCATGGTAGCGGGTAGGAGGTGACCGTTGGGCATGGGGAAGACCAAAAAGTAGCAATTGGGGATTTAAAAAAAAtcgatttttattttttaagccTCTTTAAACCCTTTTAAAAAAATACCCAAAATGGACTAGATTTGTTTTTTTATGTGTGTCTTTTTTTAAAGATGTTTAATGTTTTTCTATGTCTAATGTTCTATGTTTTATTATAGAATTTATCTTTTTAAATTATATCGTTAGTTTacattttttaaacaaaataataaaacCCGCTCAAGCACCTGCTCACCCTGGACCACAACAGGGACAAACGGCTTTAGCAGGGGCTTTATCCAGTGCCTAGTTAACACCAGGTGGAGCAACATTACAGGATGAATTCGGATGCTCACTGGAAACACGGGTAGTCTCAGAAGTAGCCTTTATTTATTGACAATTCTAGCAACCAAAATATTAAATTAGGTCAACAATAAACTTAAATGAAAATAGAAAATCTAACAAATATAATAAATTACAGTCAAAATATTTTCTTAAAGGCCACagtcaaaataattaatattcCAGACTTTGATTAtgattactatatattactatatattattactatatattaataaacgaattgaaattaatagtgattttaatattataataatatatagttttttaatacttttattattttaatattataataatagttattttctttactttttaactttaattctttttttaatatcaggggttgggataaCACAACAAAGCTCTTCTCCTCCTCTTCTCTTTCAAAACACAACAAACCCTAGCTCCTCCTAGCCGACACCACATCTCCCCTCCGCCACCACCACATCTCCGTCACCTCCCCCACCTCCGGTTGACCCGACGTCACCTCCCCCACCTCCGATTGAGTCGCCGACAACCACCTGTTGCGTCCACCCCACGCAACAACCACCTCCGATTGAGCCCCCAGCTGCCGTCGTTCGTCTGTCACTCACAGATTTCACCTTTTCATGATTGGTAAAGTTTGTTGCTTGATGGATATTTTTCAGATGATTGATTAGTTGATGAAGGGTATTTTCATGAGGGTTTGGTTCTGCAAGATCCACTGCCCTTCATTCATATGTTTCTTCAAACCATCAACTGCTTCTCATCTTTACAGTTCTAACACTTTAAAATTAGAAAATTCCCATCATGCCCCTCAAACATCAGTTGTTGTAACTTATCATCAATCATGAGATCACAATCATGTTGATGAGAATCATGAGATTGTTGAAGCcactgaaaaaaaaaagttttagaaGATGGAAAGCAGGAATCAGAGATTTAGATTTGTGTTCTTAGGAGTTGTATGAAGAATAAGTTCAATTCACAATCGCAATCAAATTCGGGATCGGGTTCTCCTGTCGACAGAAAGAAAGTGCAATGGGTTGATAATTTTAGGAAACAACTTGTTGATATCAGAGAGTTTGAATCCAGGTTAGTTCTTAAATGTTTTGTTTAGTTATAGTTTTATAAATGTGGGAACGAATTTTTGTGCCAATTTGATTGTTATCGGTTTTGTTTATGGTGATGTTTGTTATGAAACACTTCTgagaaaacaaacagtcttcttcttgcagactgcagaggtttggtccacctcttctacTACAGAGGTCTGTAGATGTGGTTcgcagactgcagacgttttacctctgaaaaaacaaacagcacccaAGAGAGCGATCCTTAAACCTGGAGGTGAAGTTCCATATTTATAGCCGGGGTGATTTGtgaaggagatgggctgatgggccttggacCTGAAgacgacaacaaggaatatccatTTTGCTCCCTTTGCCACGATCGTTAGTGATTCCAGGCAAGATGGTAGCTGGCGCATGCTGAATGCATCCACGTGTCCTGACGACTGTCCTTGTTGTCTGGTCTGTCATCAGCAGCTAAGTGGAGATCATGGAGCAGTGGTCGGCGCAcactgattggtgccacgtatgcGTCCTTGTGTACCTTTCTGTCTCCTGTACGATTGTCCATCGTGCAGCACGATCAGATACAGCCTATTGAACACTTATTGGCCCACtgctctgccacttgtacctttcgTACTTGTCTTGTCTGGTGTTTACATGCGCTTCTTACCTCCACGCGACCCCGGGTATATCCCGTGCAGTCGGCGCAAGGTCAAGAAAGCCAGGTCTTTTATCCAAGGAGTTAAGTGTCAAAACTCATCTTGTCTTGGGTCTGACCTCGCGCGCGACTTGGAACACATCTGACTAGTCGGCACAAGGTCGCGAAAGTTACCAAGTTGGTTTAATTTGGGTATGGTCTCGCGTGCAACCTGAGACTAACTCGTATGGTCAGCGCAGGATTTaagaccataccccttcaagaatGCATAGAGTTTTCATAAGCAATCACTATTCATGAGTCATTGATCATCAATATTTCGTTTTCCTCTGTATTAATGTATAACTTTGGATTGTGAGTCAAACTTACTATtcaattttgtatatatttttctTCATATAGTACAAGTAGTTGATGCTATACTTTTTAAGGCATTTTTAATATGATAAAACAGGTGTACTCATCTTAGAAAAAATGGACTAGAATAACATATATAATCTTATGTCATATATACTCTTATGTGCAtattaagataaatatataaatattaatcatgtattagttaTCAAATATGGTTTGTCTCACATGATCAGTTATTCTTCTTTACGATAATATTTTACATTTCGGTATGatttttgtgagttaacacgctGTAAAGCGCGTACGTGATTCAatgtttttacgtctattttttgtTCAGTTTAACGGTTCCGCCGTTACGCGCGGGAAATACTAGTTAAATATAAGAAACAGAAAACTCCTTAAGAACATATTCAActattaatcatgtattagttaTCAAATATGGTTTGTCTCACATGATTAGTTATTCTTCTTTACGAtaatgttttacgtttcggtatAATTTTTGTAAGTTAACATGCATAATGCGCGTACGTGATTCAatgtttttacgtctattttttgtTCAGTTTAACATTCTCACCGTAACACGCGGTTACAAAATACTAGTTAAATATAAGAAACAGAAAACTCCTTAAGAACATCATTCAACTATTATCCTCAACACAAGGCACCATAACAGGAACCATggtttcttcatcttcttcaaatatAATTATTCCCACAAGTATCACTAATTTGatattcatatttattttattgaTTGAATAAACGTGATTGGTTTTACTTTTAACCATGTTTAAGGAtataatcaacaaaacatgaacaagCATTTGGACCAGCAGTTTGATCGAAGAACATGTGCATGTATCGTTCATAGGAAGATAATAATAATATGTTTCTGTCTTGTTGTTCCATATAAAACATGTAACCCCATCAATAACAAGCATGACTACACAGGCAAAATGACAGAACCATGTAACCAATATGTTTCTAAAATTTCTCTAGGTATAACTTCAAAATCGATGCTATTATAGATCCTTACAACATCTACAAGTATCTCTTTTTTTTAACGACATCTACACGTATCTACTTATATAATCTTCCAGCCATATGGGCAGATTTATACATAATTATACAACAATAATTAAGTTTCCAAAATCGGACAGATGTTGTATACAAGACAGATAGTTGAGTAAATGCACTTACAATCGGTCTGCACAGCGAGCTGTTCATGTCTTTAATCTACACCAAGAAATTGTCAACCATGTGTTGTATGACGTCAGCACCGTCAGAATTCATCCAGGGAGTATTTACCTGTGCCCATTAATATCAAAAGAAAGATTCAGGCATTATGTTGCAGCCACAGGACTGTGCATGCGTGTATGGTTCAAGAATTTACGTTAAAACATTTTTTAAAGTTAATTATTTGTTCGCAAATATGGACCTTACAGTTTGAGTTATAAGGTTACAGAAAAGAACTATCTTGGATCTGTATGCTACAATTGGGTCAAACAATGGTCAAGGGCTggttttcaaattttgaaatttatTCGGCTGTTTTCTAGTATTTTTTGCAccaatttttgaaaattttggtTACCCTTTTTGATATTTAATGCATTCTTCCTATTTTTTTAACTCAAATATTTGATATCTACTATAAAGTCAGACTAATTTgtttgacctcaaaagtcaaagTGCTAGAGTCTTTGTATTTAACTAggtgatgccccgcccgcgttgcggggcgatagccgaataattctcaggattaatgagcgagtgttagacaACTCCTTGATatggaaaaaaattaaatccagtcaaccaattaaaaaaacatttttatagttttgctaaaaaaactaaaacgatagcaatAATGTAATTTGAACTGAGGGTAAAGTTGTATTTGTTAacttgggtaaaatcgtaattcgCCAAAAGTTAAAGTGATGGCAATACTATAAATTTGAACGGGAGACAAAATCGTAATATAACTATGCACTaaggataaaatcgtaattttaagctggggacaaaactatatttttaatttgaactcgggcaaaatcaaaattttgaaatgatggcaaaatcgtaatttaaattggggggcaaaagcatacttttattttgaaccaatcaaaaacataattttaaacttaaggcgaaatcataatttttgaaagaAAATGCGAAATCGTCATTTATAGTTTGggcaaaagcaaaaatttattttgaaccggGGCCAAAATTGTAGCTGTAATATGgggaaaaattataattttgaaccgagggcaaaatcataattttgagcgagggacaaaaacgtaattttattttgaagtgggggcgaaaacataattttattttaaattaaggacgaaatcgtaattttaaaatgaatataaaatgataaaactgatggTCGAATAGGGGAGTGCCACACAGCTGTGTGGCACTATTCCCCTATCTACCTTTTGTATATGTtgagaatgagaatgagaatgagaatgagaatgTCTACCAAGTGAGACCACATCTGCCTGAAGTGTATATATTCTATTCCAATCTAGTGATAGATGGATATTTGATGTTTGAAAAAAGATTAACTTGTCTAAGTTATTATCTAGAGTAAAATGCCAatttcatccctgaggtttggccagttttgtgactttcgtccaaaggtttgtttttccgcatctggatccaaaaggtttcaaatcttgccattttcatccggctcgttaactccatccatttttctctgttaagtcatgGGTATTTTCGTCTGTTTACCtacttgtttttgtttttttgtttagtgAGGGTATTTTGAATAccttatgctaaatgcttgtacataaagtgaaaaagaccgaactgccctttaagttaacaaaaaaagactgaaatacccctgacttaattgagagaaatggatggagttaacgagctatatgaaaatgacaagatttcaaaccttttggatccagatgccgaaaaacaaacctttggacgaatggcacaaaactggccaaacctcaaggtCGAAAACGGCATTTTACTCTGTTCTAGGACAGTTATTTATTGAATCTGAATTTTAATAATTGAAGCAATGAAAAGAATACACTTAAGATGTTCAAATGCTATATGCAAATTATTGAAATGAAGTATGGGTTGGGTCATAGTTGCCTGGATCGTATTGTGCGCAAGGTATCTCTGTTTACTTCCTTTAAAGCTGACGTCAACCCGTTCCCAGCACAGCTGACTCAACCCTCTAAGCATTGTCTCTGCACTTAAAAATAATTCACAGTTAAAAAACTACCATATATTAGTACTCACATCAATATCTCTTATGTATCTATCGATCATAAACTAAAAATTGTAAATAATATAAATTGGTATACCTTCCATGGTAGCTGTTCTAGTCTTGTGATTATTGGCTTGTGGGTCCACCGAACCTTCTTGTTTTGCTATATTTACTGCACCTTCCTTCAGAATATGGGGATATCTACCACTTCTTACGAGATTCTTACGCTAAAATCAAAAGCATAGTCAGATGCTCTTACGTATTAGTAAATgaaccaaacgttcagcgaacagttcgtgaactgttcggcgggaagttcgtttgtgttcgttcgtttattaaacaaacgaacacggacaagaaatttcgttcatttagttaaataaacgaacatgaacaaaggccacatttgttcatttatgtttgtgaacgttCAGTAACATGTTCGATaattcattagtgtttttagtttttatattttatttaaatacttcaaaattccgacaaataaaatattcaatAAGTGTCGgtgttttattaattatatattatgataatgaacgcttgtttgtgttagtttgtttccatttgtgttcattaacattagtttgtattcatttgtgttcatcaacgtttgttgcctaaaattaacaaacgaacacgaacatttccttaacaaacgaacacaaacataaaatctcgtttagtaagtgttcatgaacagttcgtgaacacatatatttcttaacaaacgaacatgaacaaggtcttgttcatgttcgttcagttcgtttacagtcCTACGTATTATACTACTCAGTACACAATATCTGTTTTACCTTAGGTAGCTCACTTCGAGAACGAATCGATGACGTGCTCCATCCCACAAGATCTGAGTACAGTGTTGGGTTAAGGAAAAGCGCTGTGCATGTTTAAATGCAAAACTTAAGAGGGTGAACCAAACGGAACTAGTTCATTTTATCAGTTTATGTAGTACTTAAAGAAATATAGAGGTTACAGGAGATGCAGTAGATGGAGGATACGGTCAGAAAGAACATTTGCATAAACAACGCGGCGCTTGAAGGACTGTAAAGCAGATCTACAAAATCAGGCAAGAACTAAGGTGAAATGTGGACGAAGTAACGATATCGAGTAAATAAGTAATACATGTAAAGCGATCTTAATAAACTCACATGAACTTTAGGTCTTCGGTATCATTGGCCATCTGAACCAACAAAGGGGGTTGTCCGTCTAACTTATCTTTCAAATATACATGTCTCCCGGTTCTTTTAAGTACCCCACATGTGTGGTACCCTAGTCTCTCAAGGCTTCTAATTCCACAGAACATAGGGACCTGAAACCGTTGACAGTTACAGGTTATGAAATCCGAATATTATGAGGGACATCCTTAGTGATAAATGTAAATAAAATGTGATAAGATTAgccaatttatttttattttttatttttggtaAACATGAGAGCTCGTAACCGGAACTCACGGAACCCACTCAGTGGCGATGCTTGACCCGAATGactggggggtcgaaaacgtatataccaaaaaaattctatagaaccggggcGTCGAAAACGtgtatacccaaaaatttctatacgaaaacgaCATATATAACATTACTGAGCGAAAaattcggggggtcgggcgcccctccccgccccttctatacttcgccacTGAACCCACTAGTACCCTGCTAACCAATGAGATCATCTTAAATGTAGCTTGCGTTGGGCAGGTGGCCTTAAAGGGGTTAAAGGCATAAACCCCCTTGAAGGTTTTGTCTATACGAATTTTGCAATGTTTTGAGAACCGGACCAGATCGGCTAGTCGGACCAGGAACTAGGGGTTTGACCGGGCCAGTTCACCTTATCAGACCGGTTTTGAGTCGAACCGGAGGATTTTTAGGGGTTGAACCGGATTTTGATTAAATTTTTTCAGTTTTACCCTATgtgtttttataatatttacgGCATAATCTGATTCTTACACCCGATCCGACTGCCAGTGGACCGGTAAGGAAACCGGTTCGACTTCCGGTCCGGTCCTGAGAACATTGTAATTTCGGATTACCTGTCTATGACCTCTTGAGCCAAGATGTGGAGTGGCAATAGTAATAAAGTTGACAGGCTCCAATCCACCAATTTTTCCATTAGAGATACAGTCCGAGCTTAAATTgacttgtgtaattgatttttcCTCAGATCTATAATTTCCATTACTTTGAGATAACTGATTTCTGCAATCTTGTGTGTAGAGTTTAGCAACTGCATATCTTGCTATTAGGCCACCAAGTGAGTGACCTATGAAAGAAATCTTGTCAAGATTTGGGTGCCGTTGTATCACAGATATCACCTGCAAAATCAGCAGTTTCAACTGATGAGATGATAACACTTTCTGCAAATCTTAACAGAGGTTATGAAGACACTTATGGGAAATACCAACCTCATCCGCTAATCTGGTTCCCATCACGTCCACACCGTCAAGTGTCGCTAACGCAGAGTTACATTTGCTGCCTGTATTTACCATATTGATCAAGATTACATGTCAAGATCAACAACGCTTGAAAAGTTTGGTAGAAACAGAAAGCCTGCTAAAGTAGGGAGCACTGGCAGAAATGCTTACAATGAACAACAAGATCTTTTGGATACCTCTTTAAAAACTGTTTTGCAGCAAATCTCCAATTTTTAGCACTGCAAGTATTTAAGCCATTAGGTTAAAACATTATCCTAATCCCCCCTCTGTGTATACGATATCTATAGAATTCTAAATCTAAACCAATACCAATACCAATACCACAAAACCATGTAAATCAAGCGAACCACCGAAACACATACGTATGTGTTTGCAGTTTGATCGTGGTTTCGGGTTTCCACGTTCTGGTTTCCATATTTGATCATCCGAATCCGGTGTTAATACACACGTTTGCAGTTTTCTCAACACACAGGGTAGACTGAAGCTAGACAAATTCATATGCACTCAAACTTGCATTTTCAGATCACTAGGTTTTAAATTCTAAACTTCAAATACACTTTCAATCTAAACTACTTCCTTAAGCTATGTTTCAATAAACTCA encodes the following:
- the LOC110912100 gene encoding putative lipase C4A8.10, whose translation is MEIQNNLEQNAAVKGSDAEISDVAKKKKTKRVSNSFVVKRLSCFRSSDYGYPTVEEVDADGNVDMESDVAGKRQTHLVVMVNGLIGSAKNWRFAAKQFLKRYPKDLVVHCSKCNSALATLDGVDVMGTRLADEVISVIQRHPNLDKISFIGHSLGGLIARYAVAKLYTQDCRNQLSQSNGNYRSEEKSITQVNLSSDCISNGKIGGLEPVNFITIATPHLGSRGHRQVPMFCGIRSLERLGYHTCGVLKRTGRHVYLKDKLDGQPPLLVQMANDTEDLKFISALQSFKRRVVYANVLSDHLVGWSTSSIRSRSELPKRKNLVRSGRYPHILKEGAVNIAKQEGSVDPQANNHKTRTATMEETMLRGLSQLCWERVDVSFKGSKQRYLAHNTIQVNTPWMNSDGADVIQHMVDNFLV